The region GATGGAAAGTGACTATGTAATGCTTCCACCATATAATCAGGCAAAACATCATCTAAATAAAAAAAACCTATGCCTTCTTTTGAAGCTTCATACTGATGTTTTAAAGATGACTGTTCTGCTCTTAATCTAGTAAGTATGTATCTTGATAAGTTTGTTTTATCTATGGTTTCTTTATTCATTTGTTATACAATTTATATAGCTATGGATTTATTTTAAAGTGGATTAGCATTAAAGGTATCACCTTGAGAAATATCTCCAGTTTCAAATCCTTTTTTAAACCAACGCATACGTTGTGCCGATGTCCCGTGAGTAAATGAGTCTGGTACCACACGACCGGTAGCTTGTTTTTGCAAACGGTCGTCGCCTATCGCGTTTGCAGCGTTCAGAGCTTCTTCTAAATCACCACTTTCCATCATTTGCGTCATAGCTTGTGAATGATGTGCCCAAACTCCGGCTAAAAAATCTGCTTGCAGCTCGACGCGAACAGAGAACTTATTATATTCAACTTCACTTAACTGCCCTCTTAATTGTTGCATTTTATCAGAAATTCCCGTAATTTTTTGAATATGATGCCCTACTTCATGCGCGATAACATAAGCTTGAGCGAAATCTCCAGGAGCATTCATTTGGCGTTCCATATCATCAAAGAAACTAAGATCTAAATACAATTGTTCATCTCCTGGACAGTAAAAAGGTCCCGTAGAACTTGATGCGGCACCACATGCAGAATTTACAGAGCCTGTAAATAAAACTAAAGTAGGTTCGCGATAATTAGTGAGTAATTTATTCCAAACGTCTTCAGTACTCGCCAAAATAGTCTTACTAAATTCTGCTAATTCTTCATCTTTAGCAGTGGCTTGATAATTTGAACTTTCAGTTTGTATTTGTCCACCACCTAAAACACCACTTACTAAATTTAATGGATTATAGCCGGTAACTACAGAAAACGCTACCACAATCCCTACAACTATTAATCCCTTTTTAGAGAATAACATTTTCACTAAAGGAATTAATAACATGGGACTGATCCCTCCAAAACCTCCTCCTGTACTTGGTCCGCTTTGTCCTCTTCGATCGTCTACGTTAGAGCTTTGTCTTCTTCCTTGCCATTTCATAATGCATTATTGGTTGGTTAGTTAATTTCTAATCAAATGTAATCTACTCTGTCTAAAAGTACAATTTTATTTGGCTAACAAATGATTAAACAGTGTGATCCATAAAAAAAATAACTACTGATTTACAGGCCCTAAAGGCATAACAACACGCCCATAAACTTCATTAAGTAAAGTCCCCACACCTGCATATATAGCTGAAGCTCCACAAATAATTCCTTCTATACCTGTAATTGTTTTAAGAGTGGTATTTTCTGTATAATCGCTTAAAGCTAATAAGAAAAATAAGAGTGCCAGACTCCCAAAAACAAATTGTAACGCTTTATTTATTTTTAATGTACCAATAAAAAACAACGAAGTAAAAATGCCCCACATTATAAGATAGGCAACCATTGCCCCAACAGTTGGCCCTTCGAAAATTCCCATCTTAGGCATTAAAATAATACCCACAAGACTTAGCCAGAAAAATCCATAAGAGATAAATGCCGTCATTCCAAAACTGTTATTCTTTTTTGATTCTAATATACCTGCTATAATTTGTGCAGTACCACCATAAAATATACCCATAGCCAGAATCATAGAATTCATATCATAAAACCCTGCATTATGAAGATTTAATAATACCGTTGTCATTCCAAACGCTAGAAGCCCTAAAGGCCCTGGGTTTGCAGAATTGTCTTTAATTGTTAGTGTAGTTTGTTCCATTTATTTTAATTTGTTAACTGTTATTCTATATGTTTATAAGTTTTTAATATGCATAAATTCTCTAATTATCAAAAACTTATAATTTACCACTAATTAAAAGCAAAAAATTAAAATAACATTAAAAAATTACGGAATTTACATTGGTATCACTATATATTTTTAATTACACATAATATTTCAAACCATTTATATGCAAACTATTAGTATTTTAGGATGTGGTTGGCTAGGCTTACCTTTAGCAACAACATTAATAAACAAGAACTTTAATGTTAAAGGCTCTACAACTCAGACAAATAAATTACCTATTCTAAAAGCAGCAGGCATAGTACCATATATTGTAAACATTGAGTCTAAATCAATACCGACTGATTTTTTAAACTCAGACATTCTAATACTATTGATTACATCTAAAAACAGAGATGCTTTTCAACAATTTATAAAACAAATTGAGACTTCTACAATTAAAAAAGTAATATTTATAAGCTCTACTTCTGTATATCCAAATTCTAATACAGAAGTTACGGAAACTAGCGAAACTAATCAAAGCCCTTTAGTAGCTATTGAATCTTTATTTACACAAAATAACACTTTTAAAACTACAGTAATACGTTTTGGAGGCTTATTTGGCTACCAAAGAAAGCCTGGTAATTTTATACGCGCTCATAACATAATTCCTAATCCGGAAGGTTATATTAACCTGATTCATCAAGACGATTGTATTGGTATTTTAATCTCTATTATTGAAAAAGATATTTGGAACGAAACATTTAATGCTTGTGCAAATTCGCATCCAAAACGTGCTGCTTTTTATACTAAAGAAATGGCTAAAGTTGGTCGATTACACCCTGTTTTAGATCCAGATTCTGATAACGTATATAAGATTGTAAGTCCAGAAAAACTTATATCGGCAATAGGTTATACATTTAAATATTCTAATTTAATGGATTATTAATACTCTAAAATCAATTCACTTTTAATACTATGAACACAAACACCGTTAAAACTGTATTTATAATTGCCGTATTATGCTTTACTCAATTTACTAATGCACAAGTTTATAAAGATCAATTCGCACATACTTTCTCTATTGTTGCCAGAGATGTTAAAACAGGCGAAATGGCCGTTGGCGTACAAAGTCACTGGTTTAATGTAGGAAGCATAGTCGCTTGGGGTAAATCTGGGGTTGGTGT is a window of Formosa sediminum DNA encoding:
- the ypfJ gene encoding KPN_02809 family neutral zinc metallopeptidase encodes the protein MKWQGRRQSSNVDDRRGQSGPSTGGGFGGISPMLLIPLVKMLFSKKGLIVVGIVVAFSVVTGYNPLNLVSGVLGGGQIQTESSNYQATAKDEELAEFSKTILASTEDVWNKLLTNYREPTLVLFTGSVNSACGAASSSTGPFYCPGDEQLYLDLSFFDDMERQMNAPGDFAQAYVIAHEVGHHIQKITGISDKMQQLRGQLSEVEYNKFSVRVELQADFLAGVWAHHSQAMTQMMESGDLEEALNAANAIGDDRLQKQATGRVVPDSFTHGTSAQRMRWFKKGFETGDISQGDTFNANPL
- a CDS encoding acetate uptake transporter, which encodes MEQTTLTIKDNSANPGPLGLLAFGMTTVLLNLHNAGFYDMNSMILAMGIFYGGTAQIIAGILESKKNNSFGMTAFISYGFFWLSLVGIILMPKMGIFEGPTVGAMVAYLIMWGIFTSLFFIGTLKINKALQFVFGSLALLFFLLALSDYTENTTLKTITGIEGIICGASAIYAGVGTLLNEVYGRVVMPLGPVNQ
- a CDS encoding NAD(P)-binding domain-containing protein gives rise to the protein MQTISILGCGWLGLPLATTLINKNFNVKGSTTQTNKLPILKAAGIVPYIVNIESKSIPTDFLNSDILILLITSKNRDAFQQFIKQIETSTIKKVIFISSTSVYPNSNTEVTETSETNQSPLVAIESLFTQNNTFKTTVIRFGGLFGYQRKPGNFIRAHNIIPNPEGYINLIHQDDCIGILISIIEKDIWNETFNACANSHPKRAAFYTKEMAKVGRLHPVLDPDSDNVYKIVSPEKLISAIGYTFKYSNLMDY